Proteins from a genomic interval of Streptomyces sp. Tu6071:
- a CDS encoding Gfo/Idh/MocA family protein — protein sequence MVDARIGIIGFGLRSSLWRYAHNPGNGSRVVAVCDTDERGRADAAEKIGDGVRVTAAIDELLAMDLDAVMVLTPDHLHAEHAVRTLEAGVPTFLEKPMAITVASADLILETAYRTGTRLYIGHNMRHMPVIRAMRDAVLAGRIGEVKAVWCRHFVSTGGDFYFKDWHADRTKSTGLLLQKGAHDIDVIHWLAGGYTTTVSAVGALSVYGDITDRRDNSDRRMWDWYDKENWPPTAQREMAPQVDVEDISMANLVLDNGVLASYQQCHFTPDYWRNYTIIGTEGRLENFGDDDAATVKLWNKRSDSYQGEADEIIEVPPAEGGHGGADPLLISEFVRFALTGGPTMTSPVAARQSVAAGVAGTRSIRSGGGVVPVPPLRPEIEAYFHGDQVRKAVEAEPTVS from the coding sequence ATGGTTGACGCACGTATCGGCATCATCGGCTTCGGGCTCAGGTCGAGCCTGTGGCGGTATGCCCACAACCCGGGGAACGGCTCGCGGGTGGTCGCCGTGTGCGACACCGACGAACGCGGTCGCGCCGACGCGGCGGAGAAGATCGGCGACGGCGTCCGGGTGACCGCCGCAATCGACGAGTTGCTGGCCATGGACCTCGACGCGGTGATGGTCCTGACGCCCGACCACCTGCACGCCGAGCACGCGGTGCGGACGCTGGAAGCGGGGGTGCCGACCTTCCTGGAGAAGCCGATGGCGATCACCGTCGCGAGCGCGGACCTGATCCTGGAGACGGCGTACCGCACCGGGACCCGTCTCTACATCGGGCACAACATGCGGCACATGCCGGTGATCAGGGCCATGCGCGACGCGGTCCTCGCCGGCCGGATCGGAGAGGTCAAGGCCGTCTGGTGCCGCCACTTCGTCTCCACGGGTGGCGATTTCTACTTCAAGGACTGGCACGCCGACCGCACCAAGTCCACCGGGCTCCTGCTCCAGAAGGGCGCCCACGACATCGACGTCATCCACTGGCTGGCCGGTGGCTACACGACGACCGTCTCGGCCGTCGGGGCGCTGAGCGTCTACGGCGACATCACCGACCGGCGGGACAATTCCGACCGCCGGATGTGGGACTGGTACGACAAGGAGAACTGGCCGCCCACCGCCCAGCGGGAAATGGCCCCGCAGGTCGACGTCGAGGACATCTCGATGGCCAACCTGGTGCTGGACAACGGCGTACTCGCCTCCTACCAGCAGTGCCACTTCACGCCCGACTACTGGCGCAACTACACCATCATCGGCACCGAGGGCCGACTGGAGAACTTCGGCGACGACGACGCCGCGACGGTCAAGCTCTGGAACAAGCGCTCCGACTCCTATCAGGGCGAGGCCGACGAGATCATCGAGGTGCCGCCTGCCGAGGGCGGCCACGGCGGGGCCGACCCGCTGCTGATCTCCGAGTTCGTCCGTTTCGCCCTCACGGGCGGCCCGACGATGACGTCCCCGGTCGCCGCGCGGCAGTCGGTGGCGGCCGGTGTCGCCGGAACGCGGTCTATCCGCAGCGGGGGAGGAGTGGTCCCGGTCCCGCCTCTCCGCCCGGAGATCGAGGCGTACTTCCACGGTGACCAGGTGAGGAAGGCGGTCGAGGCCGAGCCCACGGTGAGCTGA
- a CDS encoding peptide ABC transporter substrate-binding protein, whose amino-acid sequence MRVARTAVAAVAVVAVSTALTSCGSLDGTSGSDLRSGALTAVQMATIARITGPQNPGSQIGMALCEGLTRIDDAGKVHMDAAESVTSSDRVTWTIKVAPGRTFSDGTPVTAKTWVDSFNFTALGSHAMASNFAYAHVAGYPALNPAKGKAKRTTLSGLKVTGKDTFTLTMDAPNNDLPYMLATLPFCPMPESAFKNPIAYDKKPVTNGPYVLTKLKPQFEAVVERRKDYKGWIPEGAADKITFRVYNDANTAYQDVVAGNTAVLRSLPPGLIAQGRNALGAKALTPVPRNTLETYITWPTYLDKKYPKEVREAFSMIIDRDAISKNLFLGSSQAARSLMPNSVSAYRPDPCGTTCSYDPAAARKLLDKSGFRGTIPLLYDSTDTTFAEAALAISNEAKRIGLKVEPQPRPTAALGADTNNYALDGPSLALWGSSFPSASEWVASIMVDANYRLKYTNPTASSEVAKAWAARSPAEADRHWRAAESSILSDQVIQPLYYQVMYIAHDPCLKPHSAGGDMQIYRTQITCGTGH is encoded by the coding sequence TTGCGAGTCGCCAGAACCGCCGTCGCCGCGGTCGCGGTCGTCGCCGTCTCCACAGCCCTGACGAGCTGCGGCAGCCTCGACGGCACCTCGGGCAGCGACCTCCGGTCGGGTGCCCTCACCGCCGTGCAGATGGCGACGATCGCCCGGATCACCGGCCCGCAGAACCCGGGCAGCCAGATCGGCATGGCCCTGTGCGAGGGGCTGACCAGGATCGACGACGCCGGCAAGGTCCACATGGACGCGGCGGAGAGCGTCACCAGCTCCGACCGGGTCACCTGGACGATCAAGGTCGCGCCGGGCCGGACCTTCTCCGACGGCACGCCGGTCACCGCGAAGACCTGGGTCGACTCCTTCAACTTCACCGCGCTCGGGTCCCACGCGATGGCCAGTAACTTCGCCTACGCGCACGTGGCGGGCTATCCGGCGCTGAATCCCGCCAAGGGGAAGGCGAAGAGGACCACCTTGTCCGGCCTGAAGGTGACCGGCAAGGACACCTTCACCCTGACGATGGACGCCCCCAACAACGACCTGCCGTACATGCTGGCGACTCTGCCGTTCTGCCCCATGCCGGAGTCGGCGTTCAAGAACCCGATCGCTTACGACAAGAAGCCGGTCACCAACGGTCCCTACGTCCTCACCAAGCTGAAACCGCAGTTCGAGGCCGTCGTGGAGCGGCGGAAGGACTACAAGGGCTGGATACCCGAGGGGGCGGCGGACAAGATCACCTTCCGGGTCTACAACGACGCCAACACCGCCTACCAGGACGTGGTCGCCGGGAACACCGCCGTCCTGCGCAGCCTGCCACCGGGCCTGATCGCCCAGGGCAGGAACGCGCTCGGCGCCAAGGCCCTGACCCCCGTTCCCAGGAACACGCTGGAGACCTACATCACCTGGCCGACCTACCTGGACAAGAAGTACCCCAAGGAGGTCCGGGAGGCGTTCTCGATGATCATCGACCGCGACGCCATCTCCAAGAACCTCTTCCTCGGCTCCAGTCAGGCAGCCCGCTCGCTGATGCCGAACTCGGTGTCCGCCTACCGCCCCGACCCCTGCGGCACGACCTGCTCCTACGACCCCGCCGCCGCCAGGAAACTGCTCGACAAGTCGGGGTTCAGGGGCACCATCCCGCTCCTCTACGACTCCACGGACACCACCTTCGCCGAGGCGGCGCTGGCCATCTCCAACGAGGCGAAGAGGATCGGGCTGAAGGTCGAGCCGCAGCCCAGGCCGACGGCCGCGCTCGGCGCGGACACCAACAACTACGCCCTGGACGGGCCCAGCCTCGCCCTGTGGGGCTCGTCCTTCCCGAGCGCGTCGGAGTGGGTGGCCTCCATCATGGTCGACGCCAACTACCGCCTGAAATACACGAATCCGACGGCCTCCTCCGAGGTCGCCAAGGCGTGGGCCGCCAGAAGCCCGGCGGAGGCCGACCGGCACTGGCGGGCGGCGGAGAGCTCCATCCTTTCCGACCAGGTCATCCAGCCCCTGTACTACCAGGTGATGTACATCGCGCACGACCCGTGCCTCAAGCCGCACTCCGCCGGCGGCGACATGCAGATCTACCGGACCCAGATCACTTGTGGAACGGGCCACTGA
- a CDS encoding ABC transporter ATP-binding protein, protein MTTRLLALEDVKQAYKPKSSTFGARRTGTVRAVDGVTLDVTAGETVGVVGESGCGKSSLAKLIVGLEQPASGRVLWKGRDVAGMSRAEKSAFHRGVQLIFQDPFASLNPRRTIRESIAEGILTHKSLPRQRVHDRVDELMADVGLDPAHADKYPHECSGGQLQRVGIARALALGPDLLVCDEPVSALDISVRAQVLNLLNGLKRKHGLTIVFIAHDLDVVQHMSDRIVTMYLGKIVEEGPCDAVYGTSAHPYTRALLSAVPKRLPPGHRIDRVVLEGDPPSPIDPPPGCPFHTRCYTAVPDCASTVPALTEIGAGHRAACLRADDVRSSQIGLPYRAS, encoded by the coding sequence ATGACTACCAGGTTGCTGGCGCTTGAGGACGTCAAGCAGGCGTACAAGCCGAAGAGCTCCACGTTCGGTGCCCGCCGGACAGGCACGGTCCGGGCAGTCGACGGCGTGACGCTCGACGTGACGGCCGGTGAGACCGTCGGCGTCGTCGGCGAGTCGGGCTGCGGGAAGTCCTCTCTCGCCAAGCTGATCGTCGGGCTGGAGCAACCGGCCTCGGGGCGGGTGCTGTGGAAGGGACGCGACGTCGCCGGGATGAGCCGCGCGGAGAAGAGCGCCTTCCACCGGGGCGTCCAGCTGATCTTCCAGGACCCGTTCGCCTCGCTCAACCCGCGCCGGACGATCCGTGAATCGATCGCGGAGGGCATCCTCACCCACAAGTCGCTGCCGCGGCAGCGCGTCCACGACCGGGTCGACGAGCTGATGGCCGACGTCGGGCTGGACCCGGCGCACGCGGACAAGTACCCGCACGAGTGCTCCGGCGGCCAGCTCCAGCGCGTCGGTATCGCGCGGGCGCTGGCGCTCGGCCCCGACCTGCTGGTCTGCGACGAACCGGTGTCCGCGCTCGACATCTCCGTCCGGGCGCAGGTGCTGAACCTGCTCAACGGGCTCAAGCGGAAGCACGGCCTGACCATCGTCTTCATCGCGCACGACCTCGACGTGGTCCAGCACATGTCCGACCGGATCGTCACGATGTATCTCGGGAAGATCGTGGAGGAGGGCCCGTGCGACGCCGTCTACGGCACCTCGGCGCACCCCTACACCCGGGCACTGCTGTCGGCGGTGCCGAAGCGGCTGCCACCGGGGCACCGCATCGACCGCGTGGTGCTGGAGGGTGACCCGCCGTCGCCGATCGACCCGCCGCCGGGCTGCCCGTTCCACACCCGCTGCTACACCGCCGTGCCCGACTGCGCCAGTACCGTCCCCGCGCTGACCGAGATCGGCGCCGGTCACCGGGCGGCCTGCCTGCGCGCCGATGACGTGCGGTCCTCCCAGATCGGCCTGCCCTACCGGGCCTCCTGA
- a CDS encoding ABC transporter ATP-binding protein: MNNPRQHPLLHVENLGIEFRSGDRRLPAVQNLSFSIERGRTLAVLGESGCGKSVTAKAIMGILPTPPARVTGGRVLLDGVDLLALAPKAFRKVRGADVAMVFQDALSALNPVVPVVRQIAEVYRIHRGASRRDAETAAVDMMRAVKIPDAANRARHYPFQFSGGMRQRIMIAMALALEPRLLIADEPTTALDVTVQAQILDLLAELQRERDMSLMLITHDLGVAAHIAEEALVMYAGGAVEQAPIAELLDRPAHPYTIGLLGSIPGPEHRGADLPTIPGLPPQLDNRPTGCGFHPRCRFATDLCRGEAPPAHRVSAGRTAACHHWKEAMDDYQVAGA; encoded by the coding sequence ATGAACAACCCGCGGCAACACCCGCTGCTCCACGTCGAGAACCTGGGCATCGAGTTCCGCTCCGGCGACCGCCGGCTGCCCGCCGTCCAGAACCTCAGCTTCAGCATCGAGCGCGGCAGGACCCTGGCCGTGCTGGGGGAGTCCGGTTGCGGCAAGAGCGTCACCGCCAAGGCGATCATGGGCATCCTGCCGACGCCACCGGCGCGCGTCACCGGCGGGCGCGTCCTGCTCGACGGCGTCGACCTGCTGGCCCTCGCGCCCAAGGCGTTCCGCAAGGTGCGGGGCGCCGACGTCGCCATGGTCTTCCAGGACGCGCTCTCCGCGCTGAATCCCGTGGTGCCGGTGGTCCGGCAGATCGCCGAGGTGTACCGCATCCACCGCGGCGCGAGCCGCCGGGACGCGGAGACCGCCGCCGTCGACATGATGCGGGCGGTGAAGATACCGGACGCCGCGAACCGCGCCAGGCACTACCCCTTCCAGTTCTCCGGTGGCATGCGGCAGCGGATCATGATCGCCATGGCGCTGGCCCTGGAGCCCAGACTCCTCATCGCCGACGAGCCGACCACCGCGCTCGACGTCACCGTCCAGGCACAGATCCTCGACCTGCTCGCGGAACTCCAGCGGGAGCGTGACATGAGCCTCATGCTCATCACCCACGACCTCGGAGTCGCCGCCCACATCGCCGAGGAGGCACTGGTGATGTACGCGGGCGGCGCGGTCGAACAGGCACCGATCGCCGAACTGCTGGACCGGCCGGCGCACCCGTACACGATCGGCCTGCTCGGCTCGATCCCCGGGCCGGAGCACCGGGGGGCGGACCTGCCGACCATCCCGGGGCTGCCCCCTCAGCTGGACAACCGGCCCACCGGATGCGGCTTCCACCCCCGCTGCCGTTTCGCCACCGATCTGTGCCGCGGGGAGGCCCCGCCCGCGCACCGGGTGTCCGCCGGCCGCACGGCGGCCTGTCACCACTGGAAGGAGGCCATGGATGACTACCAGGTTGCTGGCGCTTGA
- a CDS encoding ABC transporter permease — protein sequence MSDAVEALVATGAVPETPVPPRGGEKRRGLMAEGLRRTRSQPFFILSVLIIAAVGLMAVAPGLFTRTDPRDCSLIQSRLGPREGHPFGFDMQGCDYFSNVVHGARISLEVGLLVALFTFVIATVAGALAGYFGGLVDTVISRIADIVLGVPVGIASLVILYQFRSRTVWTIVFVLVLFTWAGTMRYLRGSVLQVKQLEYVQAARVLGVGHWGILRRHVVPNAITPLVVMSTLGVGAAMTAEAGFSILGVGIKLPTFSWGVQIAAASTNGNWQIAPHLMFFPAGMLGLTTLAFVVLGENLRDVLDPRGR from the coding sequence ATGTCTGATGCCGTCGAGGCCCTGGTCGCGACCGGGGCCGTACCCGAGACACCGGTCCCCCCGCGGGGCGGCGAGAAGCGCCGCGGGCTGATGGCCGAGGGCTTGCGCCGCACCCGGAGCCAGCCGTTCTTCATCCTCTCCGTCCTCATCATCGCGGCGGTCGGGCTGATGGCCGTCGCACCGGGGCTCTTCACCCGCACCGACCCGCGGGACTGCTCGCTCATCCAGTCCAGGCTGGGCCCCCGTGAGGGGCACCCCTTCGGCTTCGACATGCAGGGGTGCGACTACTTCTCCAACGTGGTCCACGGAGCGCGGATCTCCCTGGAGGTCGGCCTGCTGGTGGCGCTCTTCACGTTCGTCATCGCGACGGTCGCCGGTGCGCTCGCCGGATACTTCGGCGGCCTCGTGGACACCGTCATCTCCCGTATCGCCGACATCGTGCTGGGCGTTCCGGTCGGGATCGCCAGCCTGGTGATCCTCTACCAGTTCAGGTCCCGGACCGTCTGGACCATCGTCTTCGTCCTGGTCCTCTTCACCTGGGCCGGAACGATGCGGTACCTGCGCGGCTCGGTGCTCCAGGTCAAACAACTCGAATACGTACAGGCCGCCCGTGTGCTGGGGGTCGGGCACTGGGGAATCCTGCGACGGCACGTCGTCCCCAACGCGATCACACCGCTGGTCGTGATGTCGACTCTCGGCGTCGGCGCCGCCATGACGGCGGAAGCGGGCTTCTCCATCCTCGGAGTCGGGATCAAGCTCCCGACGTTTTCCTGGGGCGTCCAGATCGCGGCCGCCAGTACCAACGGCAACTGGCAGATCGCGCCGCACCTGATGTTCTTCCCGGCCGGAATGCTCGGCCTGACCACCCTCGCCTTCGTCGTGCTCGGCGAGAACCTGCGTGACGTGCTCGACCCCAGGGGGCGTTGA
- a CDS encoding ABC transporter permease, producing MLRYTITRVLFMIPTVVGSTLLIYLLVFLVPGDPVLALAGGNKRLSPSSITAIRDQYNLDDPFFVQYGKYLGNVLHGNFGYDFNDNSVTELIKTAFPYTLALALSAFVLKIVIGVLMGVWAGLRKDGIPEKFNLLFTVLFLAVPSFLVAYFAQYLVGIKGHLLPIAGVQSGFPKAFVMPALVLALETAAPLARLTRTSLVDVLKADYITTARAKGASPGRVVWLHALRNAFLPVVTYLGLSLASLLGGSVLIETIFNLPGLGGTLSTAIAQQQGPVVVGVSVFLLLFYLVTALLVDLLYPIIDPRVRHV from the coding sequence GTGCTGAGGTACACGATCACGCGCGTGCTGTTCATGATCCCGACCGTCGTCGGCTCGACGCTCCTGATCTACCTGCTGGTCTTCCTGGTGCCCGGCGATCCGGTGCTCGCCCTCGCGGGCGGCAACAAGCGGCTCTCGCCGTCGAGCATCACCGCCATCCGGGACCAGTACAACCTGGACGACCCGTTCTTCGTGCAGTACGGGAAGTACCTGGGCAACGTCCTGCACGGGAACTTCGGCTACGACTTCAACGACAACTCGGTCACCGAGCTGATCAAGACCGCCTTCCCCTACACCCTGGCGCTCGCGCTCTCCGCCTTCGTGCTGAAGATCGTCATCGGTGTGCTGATGGGGGTATGGGCCGGGCTGCGCAAGGACGGCATCCCGGAGAAGTTCAACCTGCTCTTCACCGTCCTCTTCCTCGCCGTACCGAGCTTCCTCGTCGCCTACTTCGCCCAGTACCTGGTCGGCATCAAGGGACACTTGCTGCCGATCGCGGGAGTGCAGTCCGGCTTCCCGAAGGCGTTCGTGATGCCGGCGCTGGTACTGGCGCTGGAGACCGCCGCACCGCTGGCCAGACTCACCCGGACGAGCCTGGTCGACGTCCTGAAGGCGGACTACATCACGACAGCACGGGCCAAGGGCGCGTCACCGGGCCGCGTGGTCTGGCTGCACGCACTGCGGAACGCGTTCCTGCCGGTGGTGACCTACCTGGGGCTGAGCCTGGCCAGTCTGCTCGGCGGCTCCGTACTGATCGAGACCATCTTCAACCTGCCCGGCCTCGGCGGCACCCTGTCCACCGCGATCGCGCAGCAGCAGGGGCCGGTCGTCGTCGGCGTCTCGGTGTTCCTGCTGCTCTTCTACCTGGTGACCGCGCTCCTGGTCGACCTGCTCTATCCGATCATCGACCCGAGGGTCCGTCATGTCTGA
- a CDS encoding ROK family protein, with translation MASSDGKRVNGSRALCVAAIRDLGRATVAETAARARLSRPTVEAALADLTAEGLVETAADQVQHGEAGGRPARQSRFRAETGVVVGVDLSGAEMRVLLTDLAGRTVALGPSGRPSCTDAAPELGPVVAVIEETLARAGFSRADLRAAGIGVAGLVSRDGEILTSPVGSWVGTNLAARFTDLLGVPAAVDNDLSLAAAAESRFGALEGAGTGVYALTWHHVSARITVDGAVLRGRHSSAGEVGLLRSFSDIEVPAGPLNESIARISRPLERLLADPSDAEGIRTQQVLVSAMTPAIAALVLAVDPDVVVLGGELARYGQLLGPDLAAAVGEFAEGAGELDVVITPASLGRDGVSVGAAHRAFEDFSTAIYGTDGVAPPRVRPDLSRGDDRSPAVPRLALLDGGGALGEAVRAAPWASGIRGHADVADLLALDPAPEHVFVDLAGPARAEAARAVLARGIAVTLAAPPPALDELDELLEVAVRDGVSLAVDHAPRRSPAVRTLRACVDAGLVGDVTAVWCRHLAADGEAVTRDQLASDVDVLHWLARGTTESCGAVGSAPGPAGREGGEPQVSAIAFTLDNGVSAGYLRGWAAGPGRRFYTVVGTAGRLEGVGDDVRFIRAGGSEPPGPVPLSPPEPLPHPSAATPGPARSVLEARATLAAVQAAWLSLLRDGERCRVDPPAAPVTHSTRENEEESRC, from the coding sequence GTGGCAAGTTCGGACGGAAAGCGGGTGAACGGTTCCCGGGCGCTCTGCGTCGCCGCGATCCGGGACCTCGGCCGGGCCACCGTCGCCGAGACAGCGGCCCGGGCGCGGCTGTCGCGGCCGACCGTCGAGGCGGCGCTGGCGGATCTCACCGCCGAGGGCCTGGTCGAGACCGCGGCGGACCAGGTACAGCACGGCGAGGCCGGTGGGCGGCCGGCCAGGCAGTCCAGGTTCCGGGCCGAGACGGGCGTCGTCGTCGGCGTCGACCTGAGCGGGGCCGAGATGCGCGTCCTGCTCACCGATCTGGCGGGACGTACCGTCGCGCTCGGCCCTTCGGGGCGGCCCAGTTGCACCGATGCCGCCCCGGAGCTCGGGCCGGTGGTGGCCGTCATCGAGGAGACGCTCGCTCGCGCCGGGTTCAGCCGTGCCGACCTGCGGGCCGCCGGGATCGGGGTGGCGGGGCTCGTGAGCCGGGACGGCGAGATCCTGACGTCACCGGTCGGCTCCTGGGTCGGCACCAACCTGGCGGCACGCTTCACCGACCTGCTCGGCGTCCCCGCTGCCGTCGACAACGACCTGTCGCTCGCCGCCGCGGCCGAGTCGCGCTTCGGCGCGCTGGAGGGCGCCGGGACCGGCGTGTACGCGCTCACCTGGCACCACGTCTCGGCCCGGATCACGGTCGACGGAGCGGTGCTCCGGGGCCGCCACAGCAGCGCCGGTGAGGTCGGCCTCCTCCGGTCGTTCAGCGACATCGAGGTCCCCGCCGGGCCGCTGAACGAGTCCATCGCCCGGATCTCACGGCCCCTGGAGCGGCTGCTCGCCGATCCGTCGGACGCCGAGGGCATCAGGACGCAGCAAGTGCTGGTCTCCGCCATGACCCCCGCGATCGCCGCACTCGTACTGGCCGTCGATCCCGACGTGGTCGTGCTCGGCGGCGAACTCGCCCGGTACGGGCAACTGCTCGGGCCCGACCTGGCGGCGGCGGTCGGCGAGTTCGCCGAGGGCGCGGGCGAGCTCGACGTCGTGATCACCCCGGCCTCGCTCGGCCGGGACGGGGTCAGCGTCGGTGCCGCCCATCGTGCCTTCGAGGACTTCTCCACCGCGATCTACGGCACCGACGGAGTGGCGCCGCCGCGCGTGCGCCCCGACCTCAGCCGCGGCGACGACCGGTCCCCGGCCGTGCCGCGGCTCGCCCTGCTGGACGGCGGCGGCGCGCTGGGCGAGGCGGTCAGGGCGGCGCCGTGGGCGAGCGGCATCCGCGGCCACGCCGACGTGGCCGACCTGCTGGCCCTCGACCCCGCGCCCGAGCACGTGTTCGTCGATCTGGCGGGACCTGCGCGCGCCGAGGCGGCGAGGGCCGTACTGGCGCGCGGGATCGCGGTCACGCTCGCGGCGCCGCCGCCCGCGCTGGACGAGCTGGACGAGCTGCTGGAGGTGGCGGTCCGCGACGGCGTGTCGCTGGCCGTCGACCACGCACCGCGCAGATCCCCGGCCGTCCGCACCCTCAGGGCCTGCGTCGACGCCGGACTGGTCGGCGACGTCACTGCTGTCTGGTGCCGCCATCTCGCCGCTGACGGAGAAGCGGTGACAAGGGATCAGCTCGCCTCGGATGTCGACGTGCTCCACTGGCTCGCCCGGGGCACCACCGAGTCCTGCGGCGCTGTCGGTTCCGCGCCCGGCCCGGCCGGGCGGGAGGGCGGCGAGCCGCAGGTCTCGGCGATCGCGTTCACGCTGGACAACGGGGTGTCCGCCGGGTACTTGCGCGGCTGGGCTGCCGGTCCCGGCCGGCGCTTCTACACCGTCGTGGGAACGGCGGGGCGGCTGGAGGGCGTCGGCGACGACGTGCGGTTCATCCGGGCCGGGGGTTCCGAACCGCCGGGACCTGTGCCCCTGTCCCCGCCCGAGCCGCTGCCGCACCCGTCGGCGGCCACCCCCGGACCCGCCCGCTCGGTCCTGGAGGCGCGGGCCACGCTGGCGGCGGTCCAGGCGGCCTGGCTCTCGCTGCTGCGTGACGGGGAGCGCTGCCGCGTCGACCCGCCAGCCGCCCCCGTCACCCACTCCACCCGCGAGAACGAGGAGGAAAGCCGGTGCTGA
- a CDS encoding class II aldolase/adducin family protein yields MTSQRAALAAAGAHLAALGLSPGSSGNLSVREGDRVCITPTGTDLSRIDPDALSVLDLDGALVSGPRPSKEFPLHTAFYQRDAEARAVVHLHSRQATGASCLEPWSDKSALPPLTPYFVMRVGQTPLLPYAPPGDREQAERMRALPFPFRAALLQNHGPVVTGTSVRAAVETVVELEETAALLLALGSSAARLLTAEEARELARRYESPWGD; encoded by the coding sequence ATGACCTCCCAGCGGGCCGCGCTCGCGGCAGCCGGCGCCCACCTCGCGGCGCTCGGGCTGAGCCCGGGCTCCTCCGGCAACCTCAGCGTCCGGGAAGGGGACCGCGTCTGCATCACCCCCACGGGGACCGACCTGTCGCGCATCGACCCCGACGCTCTCAGCGTCCTCGATCTGGACGGCGCTCTCGTGTCCGGCCCCCGCCCGTCCAAGGAGTTCCCGCTCCACACGGCCTTCTACCAGCGCGACGCGGAGGCGCGGGCCGTCGTGCACCTCCACTCCCGGCAGGCGACCGGGGCCTCCTGTCTGGAACCCTGGTCGGACAAGAGCGCCCTGCCGCCCCTGACGCCGTACTTCGTGATGCGCGTGGGCCAGACACCACTACTGCCCTACGCGCCTCCCGGGGATCGCGAGCAGGCCGAGCGGATGCGCGCGCTGCCCTTCCCCTTCCGCGCCGCACTCCTCCAGAACCACGGCCCCGTCGTGACGGGCACGAGCGTGCGGGCGGCCGTCGAGACGGTCGTGGAACTGGAGGAGACGGCCGCGCTCCTCCTCGCCCTGGGGAGCAGCGCCGCGCGCTTGCTGACGGCCGAGGAGGCCCGGGAGCTGGCCCGCCGGTACGAGTCCCCCTGGGGGGACTGA